One Nitrospira sp. DNA window includes the following coding sequences:
- a CDS encoding Sulfate transport system permease protein CysW has protein sequence MRRVLIGVVWFYFLVLLVGPVLYLVNQSFSQGLEAFWTEVTRPEALHGFTLTAEITLIVLVLNLFFGTMTALVLVRQQFWGRSLVSGVIDLPFAVSPVIAGFMLILLFGPDTLLGTFFGRAEIKVLFALPAMILATLFVTFPFMVRELTPLLQTLGTEEEEAARTLGAGEWQVFLKVTLPALRWGLVYGATLTVARAIGEFGAVLVVSGNILLLTQTATLHIYQSYVDFNYVAANAVALTLLAVSFAILIVLEIAKARAEHSVAQAGAQ, from the coding sequence ATGCGTCGGGTCTTGATCGGAGTCGTCTGGTTCTACTTTCTGGTCCTGCTGGTCGGCCCGGTCCTGTACCTGGTGAACCAGAGTTTCAGCCAAGGCCTGGAGGCCTTTTGGACCGAAGTCACGCGACCGGAAGCGCTGCACGGCTTCACCCTCACGGCGGAAATCACCCTGATCGTGTTGGTGCTGAACCTCTTCTTCGGCACCATGACGGCGCTGGTGCTGGTGCGCCAGCAGTTCTGGGGCCGCAGCCTCGTCAGCGGGGTCATCGACCTGCCCTTCGCCGTCTCCCCCGTCATCGCCGGGTTCATGCTGATCTTGTTGTTCGGCCCGGACACGTTGCTCGGAACCTTTTTCGGCCGGGCGGAGATCAAGGTCCTATTCGCCCTGCCGGCCATGATCCTCGCGACCCTCTTCGTGACCTTTCCCTTTATGGTGCGGGAACTCACGCCACTGCTGCAAACTCTGGGCACGGAAGAAGAGGAGGCGGCGAGAACGTTGGGAGCCGGCGAGTGGCAGGTCTTTTTGAAAGTCACGCTGCCGGCGCTTCGCTGGGGCCTGGTCTATGGAGCGACCCTCACCGTGGCGCGCGCGATCGGCGAGTTCGGGGCGGTGCTGGTGGTCTCAGGCAATATTTTGCTGCTGACGCAGACCGCGACGTTGCACATCTATCAAAGCTACGTGGATTTCAACTATGTGGCGGCCAATGCCGTCGCCCTGACCCTGCTCGCGGTCTCATTTGCGATCTTGATCGTCCTGGAGATCGCCAAGGCGCGGGCCGAACACAGCGTCGCGCAAGCGGGAGCACAGTAA
- a CDS encoding putative secretion system W ATPase PilM-like: MWDWTTSRPQYCLKIGLRDLAWAEVHRNWRGRPRYQCVVSALPEGVMRLSPLEQNIVSPDELQSHIRAIAGSATSQAADRPSAAGVPRATTVILPDLAVRLAVLRLQDLPWSSEEREALVRWRLGQEQLLSLSGAKVFSQVLSDQGGSGDGPCTVLAVVVQETVLAQYEAVCEAAGLIPQEVNVASLRLFNLWAQGSWRTDRSTADFLWVNATDGGVTAFIFHQGTLVFLRSKLQGGIGAGGAWPSGSEQAGLDRIVQECADSIYACQQQTPDLTISHTVLVADEAMGPGLQQQLEKGLGVPVKGLDWERIKQYGGGTIVGPQTSAALSAIAGVV; the protein is encoded by the coding sequence ATGTGGGATTGGACCACCAGCCGTCCGCAATATTGTTTAAAAATCGGCCTGCGCGACCTGGCCTGGGCGGAGGTGCATCGGAACTGGCGCGGGCGGCCGCGTTATCAATGTGTCGTGTCGGCATTGCCGGAAGGGGTGATGCGGTTGTCGCCGTTGGAGCAGAATATCGTGTCTCCGGATGAGCTCCAGTCTCACATCCGTGCGATCGCCGGGTCCGCCACATCTCAAGCCGCCGATCGGCCCTCCGCCGCCGGTGTGCCGCGCGCGACGACCGTGATTCTTCCCGACCTTGCCGTGCGGTTGGCAGTCTTACGGCTCCAGGACCTTCCCTGGAGTTCCGAAGAGCGCGAGGCGCTGGTACGTTGGCGATTGGGGCAGGAGCAGTTGCTGTCGCTCAGCGGAGCCAAGGTGTTTTCTCAGGTGTTGTCCGACCAAGGCGGATCCGGCGACGGACCCTGTACCGTACTGGCGGTGGTGGTTCAAGAAACGGTGCTGGCGCAGTATGAAGCAGTTTGCGAAGCTGCAGGGTTGATTCCACAGGAAGTCAATGTCGCGAGTTTGCGCCTGTTCAATTTATGGGCGCAGGGTTCATGGCGCACCGATCGATCGACCGCCGACTTCTTGTGGGTGAACGCGACGGACGGCGGAGTGACGGCCTTCATTTTTCACCAGGGTACCTTGGTGTTTCTCCGGTCGAAACTGCAGGGTGGGATCGGTGCCGGTGGGGCATGGCCATCGGGGTCCGAACAAGCGGGCCTCGATCGTATCGTCCAGGAATGCGCGGACTCCATTTATGCCTGTCAGCAACAGACCCCGGACCTGACCATCAGCCATACGGTCCTCGTTGCCGATGAAGCGATGGGGCCCGGTTTGCAGCAGCAGTTGGAGAAGGGGTTGGGGGTTCCCGTGAAGGGGTTGGATTGGGAACGGATCAAACAATACGGCGGGGGCACCATCGTGGGGCCGCAGACGAGCGCCGCGTTGTCGGCGATCGCAGGGGTGGTATAG
- a CDS encoding putative secretion system X pseudopilin PulG-like, translated as MKCPVQVGNNRGVTYLALMFSIVLIGLSASAAARQWQVMVQREKEADLMAKGIEIQNALALYSAKMKIGRIMPTEIYPQSLAELTRAPKPYLRKIYQDPMGGDWEYLRAPTGGIMGVRSKSKVKPIKERDFPLAVRHFEGRKTYHDWIFQHPNPSSMSMLMPPMMGLPPGGMPLQPGAAGSVPGSVPGAPAPVAPTVPGAVRNP; from the coding sequence ATGAAGTGTCCTGTTCAAGTCGGCAATAACCGAGGCGTCACCTACCTGGCCTTGATGTTCTCGATCGTGTTGATCGGCCTTTCGGCCTCCGCCGCGGCCCGGCAATGGCAAGTCATGGTGCAGCGCGAGAAAGAAGCCGATCTGATGGCGAAGGGGATCGAGATTCAGAATGCGTTGGCCCTCTATTCCGCCAAGATGAAGATCGGGCGCATCATGCCCACCGAAATCTATCCTCAATCGCTGGCTGAACTGACGCGGGCTCCCAAACCCTATCTGCGAAAAATCTATCAAGATCCGATGGGGGGCGATTGGGAATATCTGCGCGCGCCGACGGGCGGCATTATGGGGGTGCGCAGTAAGAGCAAGGTCAAGCCGATCAAAGAAAGGGATTTCCCCCTCGCCGTTCGCCATTTCGAAGGCCGGAAGACCTACCATGACTGGATATTTCAGCATCCCAATCCCTCCTCGATGTCCATGTTGATGCCGCCGATGATGGGCCTCCCTCCCGGGGGCATGCCTCTTCAACCGGGAGCAGCCGGTTCCGTTCCCGGTTCCGTCCCAGGGGCACCGGCGCCCGTCGCCCCCACGGTGCCGGGCGCTGTTCGGAACCCTTGA
- a CDS encoding putative secretion system W transmembrane protein 1: MALNSLVSSLRDLLLRAGQPSAHNGAFAINLSSRYRWYLAPARLVIMLLAWVIGAVMLWDISQSWLAWQEVQSMEGALTQVQERDRELLKEAQQEGIDLSEAALQILPKEIEFANQLIEKRSFSWTRFLTELERAIPQRIAVNSIRLDPANATIMLTGSARALEDVTTLTVTFQDHPQFKEPVLGQHRDLGNGLVEFDLSLRYRNRNP; encoded by the coding sequence ATGGCGTTGAACAGTCTGGTCTCGAGCTTGCGCGATCTGTTGCTGCGTGCGGGGCAGCCGTCGGCCCACAACGGAGCCTTCGCGATCAATCTGAGCAGCCGGTATCGCTGGTATCTGGCCCCGGCCCGGCTGGTCATCATGTTGTTGGCGTGGGTGATCGGTGCGGTGATGTTGTGGGACATCTCACAATCGTGGTTGGCTTGGCAAGAGGTCCAATCCATGGAAGGAGCCTTGACTCAAGTTCAGGAGCGGGACCGTGAATTGTTAAAGGAGGCGCAGCAGGAAGGCATCGACCTGTCGGAAGCGGCCCTGCAAATCCTCCCCAAGGAAATCGAGTTCGCCAATCAACTGATCGAAAAGCGCAGCTTTTCCTGGACCAGATTTCTGACGGAGTTGGAGCGGGCCATTCCCCAACGGATCGCCGTCAACAGTATCCGGCTCGATCCCGCGAATGCCACGATCATGCTCACAGGATCTGCCAGGGCGCTGGAAGATGTGACCACCTTGACCGTGACGTTTCAGGACCATCCCCAATTCAAGGAGCCGGTGTTGGGACAGCACCGGGATCTGGGCAATGGATTGGTGGAGTTCGACCTGTCTCTGCGGTATCGGAATCGCAACCCATGA
- a CDS encoding General secretion pathway protein G, with the protein MGLRDDQNLPVSCSAARPVIRLRHGLGRLRRCEGFSFIEVMIVVVILAILATLLIPRVMGRTEDAKRAATKAQIANIESALQLYKLDNGNVPSTEQGLKALVERPSSGPAAPNWKAGGYLPKVPVDPWGNPYKYATPSTQGGEYEIISFGADGAQGGEGKNADIVSWDLDRN; encoded by the coding sequence ATGGGATTGCGTGACGATCAGAATCTTCCCGTCAGTTGCAGCGCTGCACGGCCGGTGATTCGTCTGAGGCATGGCCTGGGCAGGCTGCGGCGCTGCGAGGGATTCTCCTTCATCGAGGTGATGATCGTTGTGGTGATCCTGGCGATCCTGGCGACGCTTCTGATTCCGCGGGTGATGGGGCGGACTGAAGACGCCAAGCGGGCGGCCACCAAGGCCCAAATCGCCAATATCGAAAGCGCCTTGCAACTCTACAAACTCGACAACGGCAACGTGCCTTCCACCGAACAGGGGCTGAAGGCTCTCGTCGAGCGTCCCTCGTCAGGGCCGGCCGCTCCCAATTGGAAAGCCGGCGGCTACCTCCCCAAGGTGCCCGTCGATCCCTGGGGCAACCCCTACAAATATGCGACCCCCTCGACTCAGGGTGGGGAGTACGAGATCATCTCCTTCGGCGCCGACGGTGCGCAGGGGGGTGAGGGGAAAAACGCCGACATCGTCAGTTGGGACCTGGACCGTAACTGA
- a CDS encoding Response regulator: MRRVLFVDDAPEVLQHLRRALAPMQSEWEMQFFSSAKQALAAIGEKPCDVVVSDMTMPEMDGAKFLGEVRKACPQTIRIVLSGDQSPYNHVRSAAVAHRFLQKPFEGAMLKSTIERAEALRVLLDHPALRQLVGEIKTLPSLPSIYQELMQEMQAPQASLKKAARIVAKDLGMVTKILQLVNSAFFGLRTRVADPEQAVALLGFDAIKSLVLSTQVFAQFDRTTLPSFSLDELWRHAMLAGTCARRIAKEEGASQPVMDEAFTAALLHDVGLLLLAANRPEDYARVLDMMRATGVADWRAEREVFGADHAQVGAYLLGLWGLGDGIVEAVAFHHQPAEYTGSGFCAVTAVHVGNALAETQARIGSGTVEIFGLDDAYVTREQLPSRLTRWRELCAAA, encoded by the coding sequence ATGCGCCGGGTGTTGTTTGTTGATGATGCGCCGGAGGTCTTGCAGCACCTGCGCCGGGCCTTGGCCCCCATGCAGTCCGAGTGGGAGATGCAATTTTTTTCCTCCGCCAAGCAGGCCCTGGCGGCGATCGGGGAAAAACCCTGTGACGTGGTGGTGTCGGATATGACCATGCCGGAGATGGACGGAGCCAAATTTCTGGGAGAGGTGCGCAAGGCCTGTCCCCAGACCATCCGCATCGTGCTCTCCGGAGACCAGAGCCCCTATAACCATGTGCGGTCCGCCGCGGTGGCCCACCGGTTCCTGCAAAAGCCGTTCGAGGGGGCGATGCTGAAATCGACCATCGAGCGCGCCGAGGCGTTGCGGGTCCTGTTGGATCATCCGGCGCTCCGGCAACTGGTCGGCGAAATCAAGACCCTTCCGAGTCTGCCGTCGATCTACCAAGAGTTGATGCAGGAAATGCAGGCTCCACAGGCCTCGTTGAAGAAGGCCGCGCGCATCGTGGCGAAGGATCTCGGGATGGTCACGAAGATTCTCCAGTTGGTGAATTCCGCCTTCTTCGGTCTGCGCACGCGCGTGGCCGATCCGGAACAGGCCGTCGCGCTGCTCGGGTTTGATGCGATCAAGTCGCTGGTGCTCTCTACTCAGGTCTTTGCGCAGTTCGATCGGACCACGTTGCCGTCTTTTTCGCTGGATGAGCTGTGGCGGCACGCGATGCTCGCCGGCACCTGTGCGCGTCGGATTGCGAAGGAGGAGGGCGCGAGCCAGCCGGTCATGGATGAGGCCTTCACCGCAGCGCTCCTGCATGACGTCGGTCTGTTGCTGTTGGCGGCCAACCGGCCCGAGGACTATGCGCGGGTGCTTGACATGATGCGGGCCACAGGAGTTGCGGATTGGCGGGCTGAGCGGGAGGTATTCGGCGCCGATCACGCGCAGGTCGGAGCCTATTTGCTCGGGCTCTGGGGGCTCGGCGACGGCATCGTGGAGGCCGTGGCCTTTCACCATCAGCCTGCTGAGTATACAGGATCCGGCTTTTGTGCCGTCACCGCCGTCCATGTAGGAAATGCCCTCGCTGAAACGCAGGCGCGTATTGGCAGCGGAACGGTGGAAATATTCGGGCTCGACGACGCCTATGTCACGCGAGAACAACTTCCCTCACGCCTCACGCGCTGGCGCGAACTCTGTGCCGCAGCCTGA
- a CDS encoding Gamma-glutamyl phosphate reductase, producing MEQDLTESPASEQEPPVEILSPEDYVTALVRKAKGAAGRLSTLSTAIKNQALQIMADGLEEHEADLLAENEKDLELFDATPERKAMGERLRLTAERIKEMATGIRDIARLPDPLGDMPKMWTRPNGMQVGRMRVPIGVIGIIYEARPNVTADSAALCLKSGNVCILRGGSEAIHSNSAIAKVLSESAEKAGVPAGSITFVDRPEREIVQLLLKQDRFIDLIIPRGGESLMKTIAEHATIPVLKHDKGVCHIYVDADADPKVAERICVNAKVQRPSTCNAMETLLVHQSIARTWLPLLVQKLTAAKVEVRGCPRTCQLCPEVTQAADEDFGREFLDLILAIKVVKNMDEAMEHIATYGSRHTEAIITKDYARAIRFMREVDAGAVLVNASTRLNDGYQFGLGAEIGISTSRLHARGPMGLEELTCSKFVVLGSGQIRE from the coding sequence ATGGAACAAGACCTCACCGAATCTCCGGCCTCTGAGCAAGAACCCCCCGTTGAAATACTGTCCCCGGAAGACTATGTGACGGCCCTGGTCAGGAAGGCCAAGGGTGCAGCCGGTCGACTCTCGACCCTCTCGACGGCGATTAAAAATCAGGCCCTGCAGATCATGGCCGATGGGCTCGAAGAGCATGAGGCCGACCTGCTGGCCGAGAATGAAAAGGATCTCGAACTGTTCGATGCCACGCCGGAACGAAAGGCCATGGGCGAACGGTTGCGGTTGACGGCGGAGCGGATCAAGGAAATGGCGACGGGCATTCGCGACATCGCCCGGTTGCCGGACCCCCTCGGGGACATGCCGAAGATGTGGACGAGACCCAACGGGATGCAGGTCGGCCGGATGCGGGTACCCATCGGCGTGATCGGGATCATCTACGAGGCGCGCCCCAATGTCACGGCGGATTCGGCGGCCCTCTGTCTCAAGTCGGGAAATGTCTGCATCCTGCGCGGGGGATCGGAGGCGATTCATTCGAACAGCGCGATCGCCAAGGTCTTGAGCGAGTCGGCTGAAAAGGCCGGTGTGCCGGCTGGGTCGATCACGTTCGTCGATCGCCCGGAACGGGAGATCGTCCAGCTGTTGCTCAAGCAGGACCGGTTCATCGACCTCATCATTCCCAGGGGCGGTGAGTCCCTGATGAAGACCATCGCCGAACATGCGACAATTCCGGTGCTCAAGCATGACAAGGGGGTCTGCCATATCTACGTCGATGCGGATGCCGACCCCAAGGTGGCCGAGCGGATCTGCGTGAATGCGAAGGTGCAACGTCCCTCGACCTGCAACGCGATGGAAACGCTGCTGGTCCATCAGAGTATCGCCCGCACCTGGCTTCCGCTGCTGGTGCAAAAACTCACGGCGGCCAAGGTGGAGGTCCGCGGCTGTCCGAGGACTTGCCAGCTCTGTCCGGAGGTCACGCAGGCCGCCGACGAGGATTTCGGGCGGGAGTTTCTGGACCTTATTCTCGCGATCAAGGTGGTCAAGAATATGGATGAAGCGATGGAGCACATCGCGACCTACGGTTCCCGGCACACGGAAGCGATCATCACGAAGGACTATGCCCGCGCGATACGGTTCATGCGCGAAGTGGACGCCGGCGCCGTGTTGGTGAACGCCTCGACCAGGCTCAATGACGGCTACCAGTTCGGCCTGGGGGCGGAGATCGGCATCAGCACCTCGCGACTCCATGCCCGAGGCCCGATGGGGCTCGAAGAATTGACCTGTTCAAAATTCGTGGTGCTCGGGAGCGGCCAGATCCGCGAGTAA
- a CDS encoding putative secretion system W protein PilO-like — MMLPGFDRLQQTMRQPYAPILPWVAFVAGLAVLSYGIHTLVLGAAEQEQQRLETEWVKARQQLSRHKEAKKAKADLQHVWAVLPLYRDFAPLALGVTEEAKRDQVTLPALSYKTEKTSVPDATKAVLQGTVTGRYEDLRRFLYNLESAEELLFIEDLNLVRSGNVQDQQLTFNIRISTYLRGEHLQSQAP; from the coding sequence ATGATGCTCCCCGGATTCGACCGCCTCCAACAGACCATGCGCCAACCCTATGCGCCGATCCTCCCCTGGGTCGCGTTCGTCGCGGGGTTGGCGGTGCTGAGTTACGGCATCCACACCCTGGTGTTGGGGGCTGCCGAGCAGGAACAGCAGAGGCTTGAAACCGAATGGGTGAAGGCGCGGCAGCAACTGAGTCGGCACAAAGAGGCCAAGAAGGCCAAGGCAGACCTTCAGCACGTATGGGCGGTGTTGCCGTTGTATCGAGATTTCGCGCCGCTTGCCCTCGGTGTGACGGAAGAGGCGAAGCGGGATCAAGTCACGTTGCCGGCGCTTTCCTATAAGACGGAGAAGACTTCAGTGCCGGACGCCACCAAAGCAGTCCTCCAGGGCACGGTGACCGGGCGTTATGAAGACCTTCGGCGGTTTCTTTACAACCTGGAATCGGCGGAGGAGTTGTTGTTCATCGAGGACCTGAACCTGGTCCGGTCGGGCAATGTGCAGGATCAGCAGTTGACCTTCAATATTCGGATTTCGACCTACCTGCGCGGAGAGCACCTGCAATCCCAGGCGCCGTAA
- a CDS encoding Sulfate and thiosulfate binding protein CysP, producing the protein MPITAAHKTLALLSLTIISWLTLLALPPGPLQAAETRELILAAYSVPKEAYERHIIPAFQKYWKQKTGQDVRVRSSYGASGAQARAIMGGFDADIAVLSLEGDVDQIAKAGLITHDWRKAPHGGMISASVVALGVRKGNPKGIKGWEDTARPGIEVLYPNPKTSGGAMWDIIAVYGAGLKLAELKAAGKPIAPDAADAYAIDLLTRIQRNVKVMDKSGRESVTTFERGVGDVIVTYENELLPRVKSQRPYEIIVPAETVWIENPAAVVDTYADRHKVRDVADAFVAFLHGPEAQAAFLELGFRPLERGAGAPASAMAPPQPALLFTIADLGGWDKVSNRLFGAQGLWTRVVEDLAKKK; encoded by the coding sequence ATGCCCATCACGGCCGCCCATAAAACCCTCGCCCTCCTCAGCCTCACGATCATCTCCTGGCTAACCCTGCTCGCCCTGCCGCCCGGGCCCCTCCAGGCGGCCGAAACCCGTGAGCTCATCCTGGCGGCCTACAGTGTGCCGAAGGAAGCCTATGAACGACACATCATTCCCGCCTTCCAAAAATATTGGAAACAGAAGACCGGTCAGGACGTGCGCGTACGCAGCTCCTATGGGGCGTCAGGCGCCCAAGCCCGCGCCATCATGGGGGGCTTCGATGCGGACATCGCCGTGCTCTCGCTGGAGGGCGATGTCGATCAAATCGCCAAGGCCGGTTTGATTACGCATGATTGGAGAAAGGCGCCTCACGGCGGCATGATCTCCGCCTCGGTCGTGGCATTAGGAGTGCGCAAAGGCAATCCCAAGGGTATCAAGGGCTGGGAGGATACGGCGCGCCCCGGGATAGAAGTGCTGTACCCGAATCCCAAGACCTCCGGCGGCGCCATGTGGGACATCATCGCCGTCTACGGCGCAGGGCTGAAACTGGCCGAACTGAAGGCGGCGGGGAAACCGATCGCACCGGACGCGGCGGACGCATACGCCATCGACTTGCTCACTAGGATTCAACGGAACGTGAAGGTGATGGACAAGAGCGGCCGTGAATCCGTCACGACGTTCGAGCGCGGGGTCGGCGACGTGATCGTCACCTATGAAAACGAACTGTTGCCGCGCGTGAAGAGCCAACGCCCCTATGAAATCATCGTGCCGGCCGAAACCGTCTGGATCGAAAATCCGGCGGCCGTCGTCGATACCTATGCCGATCGCCACAAGGTCAGGGACGTGGCCGATGCCTTTGTCGCCTTCCTCCATGGGCCGGAGGCGCAGGCGGCCTTTCTCGAATTGGGATTCCGACCGTTGGAACGTGGCGCAGGCGCCCCCGCATCGGCCATGGCACCCCCCCAACCGGCGCTGCTCTTTACGATCGCAGACCTCGGCGGCTGGGACAAAGTGAGCAACCGGCTGTTCGGCGCGCAGGGCCTCTGGACCAGAGTCGTCGAGGACTTGGCGAAGAAGAAGTAG
- a CDS encoding Sulfate transport system permease protein CysT gives MTTHLLLRLALRSTAVGYVLVLIFLPLAALAQQSVTAGLDRFLQDLAAPQAAAALWLTVETAAIATVINGILGTLSAIVLVRYEFPGRWLLNALVDLPFAIPTLVAGLMIAAIYGPTSLLGTWLQQGGMAVLYNQPGIILAMLFVTMPFTIRSLQPVLMGLERDQEEAAFTLGASPWMTFWKVTVPSVLPGLLTGVFLTFVRALGEFGSIVIVAGNIPMKTQVASVYVYGEIESYNPQAATSVSVLILLISFLVLLLLERWTRPPGERLPRLLRWANTRDEQGNGSAVPTAAS, from the coding sequence GTGACCACACACCTTCTGCTCAGGCTGGCACTTCGATCCACCGCCGTGGGGTATGTGCTGGTGCTGATTTTCCTCCCCCTCGCGGCGCTGGCGCAGCAATCGGTCACGGCCGGCTTGGATCGGTTCCTTCAGGATCTTGCGGCACCGCAGGCAGCAGCGGCCCTCTGGCTCACAGTGGAGACCGCCGCCATCGCCACCGTTATTAACGGCATCCTCGGCACCCTATCGGCCATCGTGCTGGTGCGGTATGAATTTCCAGGCCGGTGGCTCTTGAATGCCCTGGTCGATTTACCCTTCGCCATCCCGACTCTGGTGGCTGGTTTGATGATCGCCGCCATCTATGGCCCGACCAGCCTGCTGGGTACCTGGCTTCAACAGGGCGGCATGGCGGTGCTGTACAACCAGCCTGGTATTATCCTGGCCATGTTGTTCGTCACGATGCCCTTTACGATTCGTTCCCTGCAGCCGGTCCTGATGGGGCTCGAACGGGACCAGGAAGAGGCGGCCTTCACGTTGGGAGCCAGTCCTTGGATGACCTTTTGGAAGGTGACGGTGCCCTCCGTGTTGCCGGGTCTTTTGACCGGCGTGTTCCTTACGTTCGTGCGGGCGCTCGGCGAATTCGGGTCGATCGTGATCGTGGCCGGCAACATCCCGATGAAGACGCAGGTGGCATCGGTCTACGTCTATGGAGAAATCGAGAGCTACAATCCCCAGGCCGCCACCTCGGTCTCAGTGTTGATTCTGTTGATCTCATTCCTGGTCCTGCTCCTGTTGGAACGGTGGACCCGTCCGCCTGGTGAACGGTTGCCACGGTTGCTCCGGTGGGCGAACACAAGAGACGAACAGGGAAATGGCTCGGCCGTGCCGACTGCGGCAAGCTGA
- a CDS encoding Sulfate and thiosulfate import ATP-binding protein CysA — MKIEVRGLTKKFGSATAVGGVSFDVHEGELLGLLGPSGSGKTTVLRLIAGLEVPTAGDIFIDGKRVNDLTVQERNIGFVFQHYALFKHLTVFDNVAFGLKIKKCSRKDIEKRVLELLTLMSLEGLGGRYPHQLSGGQRQRVAIARALAPRPSVLLMDEPFGAVDAKVRQELREWLIRLHTDLNVTSLFVTHDQEEAMEVSGRIIVFSKGKLEQAGSPADVYEEPATEFVARFIGSMNIVEGVVRRGQVQVGSLEFPASDFAEGQKLQVGFRPYYVKVAEDPARYRQQAKLRHIYFLGVAYRLEIETSDGLILRSRMNKEEFRRCRFIVGQAVSFAVTHFRILPQEGMASPVGTETGKPLTGPLTP; from the coding sequence GTGAAGATCGAGGTGCGGGGGCTCACCAAGAAGTTCGGTTCGGCCACGGCGGTGGGAGGCGTGTCGTTCGATGTCCACGAAGGGGAGTTGCTCGGCCTGTTGGGACCGAGCGGCAGCGGCAAGACGACCGTCCTCCGCTTGATCGCTGGGTTGGAAGTCCCGACCGCCGGCGATATCTTCATCGACGGCAAGCGGGTGAACGACCTCACGGTGCAAGAACGGAACATCGGGTTCGTCTTCCAGCATTACGCCCTCTTCAAACACCTGACCGTATTCGACAACGTCGCCTTCGGCCTCAAGATCAAAAAGTGTAGCAGGAAGGACATCGAGAAGCGCGTCCTGGAACTGCTCACGCTCATGAGCCTGGAGGGATTGGGCGGTCGGTATCCGCACCAACTGTCCGGCGGCCAGCGGCAACGGGTCGCCATCGCCCGCGCCCTGGCGCCACGGCCGTCGGTGCTGTTGATGGACGAACCATTCGGCGCCGTCGATGCGAAGGTCCGACAGGAGTTGCGCGAGTGGTTGATCCGCCTCCATACGGATTTGAATGTGACCAGCCTGTTCGTGACCCACGACCAGGAAGAGGCGATGGAAGTCTCGGGACGCATCATCGTGTTCTCCAAGGGCAAGCTGGAACAGGCCGGATCTCCGGCGGATGTGTACGAAGAGCCTGCCACTGAGTTCGTGGCCCGGTTCATCGGTTCGATGAATATCGTAGAAGGGGTCGTGCGGCGCGGTCAGGTCCAGGTCGGCTCGCTTGAATTTCCCGCATCCGACTTTGCCGAGGGCCAGAAACTGCAAGTGGGATTTCGCCCCTATTACGTCAAGGTGGCGGAGGACCCGGCCCGCTATCGCCAGCAAGCGAAACTGCGGCATATCTATTTTCTGGGTGTCGCCTATCGGCTGGAAATCGAAACCTCTGACGGGCTGATCCTACGGTCCCGCATGAACAAGGAAGAGTTTCGCCGCTGCCGCTTCATCGTGGGGCAAGCCGTCTCCTTCGCCGTCACCCACTTCCGCATCCTGCCGCAGGAAGGCATGGCCTCTCCGGTCGGAACGGAAACGGGAAAGCCTCTCACCGGCCCATTGACGCCGTAA